The following coding sequences are from one Coffea arabica cultivar ET-39 chromosome 11e, Coffea Arabica ET-39 HiFi, whole genome shotgun sequence window:
- the LOC113717592 gene encoding benzaldehyde dehydrogenase, mitochondrial, with amino-acid sequence MAAKRVSSLLLSRSFTSSLASRLTGGKSACQARAISRYSTAAALEEPIKPPVNVEYTKLLINGQFVDAASGKTFPTLDPRTGEVIAHVAEGDAEDVNRAVAAARKAFDEGPWPRLTAYDRQRILLRFADLVEKHNDEIAALETWDNGKPYEQAAKIEVPMFVRLMRYYAGWADKIHGMTVPADGPYHVQTLHEPIGVAGQIIPWNFPLLMYAWKVGPALACGNTVVLKTAEQTPLSALYVTKLLHEAGLPSGVLNVVSGFGPTAGAALCSHMDVDKLAFTGSTETGKIILELSARSNLKPVTLELGGKSPFIVCEDADVDNAVELAHFALFFNQGQCCCAGSRTYVHERVYDEFVEKATARALKRSVGDPFRQEIEQGPQVDSEQFEKILRYIRAGVDSGATLETGGDRLGEKGYYIKPTVFSNVQDDMPIAKEEIFGPVQSILKFKDLDEVIRRANSSRYGLAAGVFTQNLDTANRLMRALRAGTVWINCFDTFDAAIPFGGYKMSGQGREKGEYSLKNYLQVKAVVTPLKNPAWL; translated from the exons ATGGCGGCTAAAAGGGTCTCATCGCTTCTGCTCTCTCGTTCTTTTACATCTTCTCTTGCTTCCCGGCTAACCGGAG GAAAAAGTGCTTGCCAAGCAAGAGCAATTTCTCGGTATAGCACTGCTGCTGCTCTCGAGGAGCCAATTAAGCCACCGGTTAATGTGGAATACACTAAGCTTCTcattaatggtcaatttgttgaTGCAGCCTCAG GGAAGACATTTCCAACTCTGGACCCTAGAACAGGGGAAGTGATTGCGCATGTTGCTGAAGGTGATGCAGAAGATGTCAACAGAGCTGTGGCTGCTGCTCGCAAGGCTTTTGATGAAGGACCCTGGCCCAGGCTGACTGCTTAT GACCGGCAAAGAATATTGCTACGCTTCGCTGATTTAGTTGAGAAGCATAACGACGAAATTGCAGCACTAGAGACTTGGGATAATGGCAAGCCATATGAACAAGCAGCTAAAATTGAAGTTCCTATGTTTGTGCGCCTCATGCGATATTATGCTG GTTGGGCCGACAAGATTCATGGGATGACCGTTCCTGCTGATGGACCTTATCATGTTCAAACTCTGCACGAACCCATTGGTGTTGCTGGACAAATTATTCCGTGGAACTTCCCTCTCCTAATGTATGCTTGGAAGGTTGGGCCTGCATTAGCATGTGGCAACACCGTTGTGCTTAAGACAGCAGAGCAGACACCATTATCTGCTCTATATGTGACAAAGCTGTTGCATGAG GCTGGGCTTCCATCAGGTGTTCTGAATGTGGTGTCTGGCTTTGGTCCAACAGCTGGCGCAGCTCTTTGCAGCCATATGGATGTGGACAAG CTTGCCTTCACTGGATCAACAGAAACTGGAAAGATTATTCTTGAATTGTCTGCTAGAAGCAACCTTAAGCCAGTGACTTTGGAACTTGGAGGCAAATCTCCTTTTATTGTTTGTGAGGATGCTGATGTGGACAATGCTGTCGAGCTAGCCCACTTTGCACTTTTCTTTAACCAG GGACAATGTTGCTGTGCTGGCTCCCGCACATATGTTCATGAACGTGtttatgatgaatttgtggAGAAAGCCACTGCACGTGCATTGAAACGCAGTGTTGGAGATCCATTCAGGCAAGAAATAGAACAAGGTCCTCAG GTTGACTCAGAAcagtttgagaaaattttgagaTATATTAGAGCTGGAGTCGATAGTGGTGCTACCCTTGAAACTGGAGGTGACAGACTGGGTGAAAAGGGGTACTACATTAAGCCTACTGTTTTCTCTAATGTTCAG GATGACATGCCGATTGCTAAGGAAGAGATTTTTGGTCCTGTTCAATCAATCCTGAAATTTAA GGATCTTGATGAAGTGATAAGGAGGGCAAATAGCAGTCGATATGGTCTGGCTGCGGGGGTCTTTACGCAGAATCTTGACACGGCCAACAGACTGATGCGAGCATTGAGAGCTGGGACAGTATGGATCAATTGCTTTGATACATTTGATGCAGCAATTCCTTTTGGTGGGTACAAGATGAGCGGGCAGGGAAGAGAAAAGGGTGAATACAGTCTCAAGAACTACTTGCAAGTGAAGGCTGTCGTTACTCCATTGAAGAATCCAGCATGGTTGTGA
- the LOC140021573 gene encoding probable xyloglucan endotransglucosylase/hydrolase protein 33, protein MNFAKLLVHSENQRMAGLHKKFAFFGLLKLWMLILVSSRGPVYTPPNVERVTDQFRRISVSQGYNVFYGGSNVHLTNNGTSADLILDKSSGSGLVSKNRYYYGFFSAAMKLPAGFTSGIVTAFYLSNQDLFPHNHDEIDFELLGHEKRRQWVLQTNLYGNGSVGTGREEKFYLWFDPTQAFHEYSILWNNHHIVFLVDNVPVREVIHNGAISSAYPSKPMSAYVTIWDGSKWATHGGKYPVNYSYAPFVTSLRGIEMEGCIRENSAACSKRSVSSLDPVDGQEFAKLSQLQTTGLEWARGKHMFYSYCQDKSRYKVLPPECTTAK, encoded by the exons ATGAATTTTGCGAAACTCTTAGTCCACAGCGAGAATCAAAGAATGGCTGGTCTGCACAAGAAATTTGCCTTCTTTGGATTGCTGAAACTTTGGATGCTGATACTGGTCTCATCGCGAGGTCCAGTCTATACACCTCCAAATGTTGAGCGGGTTACGGACCAATTTCGTCGGATTTCAGTTAGTCAAGGTTATAATGTGTTTTATGGGGGTTCAAATGTCCATCTTACGAACAACGGGACCAGTGCTGATCTTATTTTGGACAAATCCTCAG GGTCTGGTTTAGTATCAAAAAACAGATACTACTATGGCTTCTTCAGTGCTGCAATGAAACTCCCTGCTGGCTTTACCTCTGGGATTGTAACAGCCTTCTAT CTGTCTAATCAAGACCTTTTCCCTCACAACCATGACGAAATTGATTTCGAATTGCTTGGCCATGAGAAGAGAAGACAATGGGTTCTGCAGACAAATTTATACGGCAATGGAAGTGTCGGCACAGGAAGGGAAGAGAAATTTTACCTCTGGTTTGATCCAACACAAGCTTTCCATGAGTACAGCATCCTCTGGAATAATCATCACATAGT ATTTCTTGTGGACAACGTTCCCGTGAGAGAAGTAATTCATAATGGGGCAATATCATCAGCCTATCCATCAAAACCAATGTCAGCTTATGTAACAATCTGGGATGGATCAAAATGGGCTACTCATGGAGGAAAATATCCTGTGAATTACAGCTATGCTCCGTTCGTGACATCGCTGCGAGGAATCGAGATGGAAGGCTGCATTCGTGAGAACTCAGCTGCATGCTCAAAGAGGAGCGTATCAAGCCTGGATCCTGTGGATGGACAAGAGTTTGCTAAATTGTCACAGCTACAAACGACAGGATTGGAATGGGCAAGAGGAAAGCATATGTTTTACTCCTATTGCCAAGataaatccagatacaaagtaCTACCACCAGAATGCACCACTGCCAAATAG
- the LOC113717696 gene encoding U-box domain-containing protein 19-like — MTYNSDVFTRRILNFPAIRPCEFVSFSSLLTSLINLGCTICEYKSKTFFVNRKNARNAIRFVENLLIFLEEITLGISTCVTNSATLSLSELHFILQKVQYLLEDCTRDDARLWMLTQSEITADEFRVLIRAMGVALDVLPLEEMELGDEVNGLVEFVKDQALALKFETEVDDQRFLRKVFWILDHFGGGIDPKPSDVRKVLEYLGIGSWSECNREVKFLEDEIGLESQSEKKSNIRLLNSLMGFMIYCRSILFEFVDKVTSKRTDNLGSCDTVRCLNADDFRCPITLELMSDPVTIATGHTYERSSILKWFRAGNRTCPKTGQRLLCTDFVPNSALKQLIKGFCSEKGIHFADSVGRSRDVTKAVVAGSKVSEQAVRLLANFLVGSLVSCNNQEQNRAAYEIRLLTKTSIFNRSCLVEAGTIPPLLNLLFSCDPSLQENAMASLLNLSKFSKSRKIIVENGGLILILDVLKCGLKVEARQHAAGAFFYLASAEEYRQLIGEIPDAIPSLVELVRDGTDRGKKNALVTIFGLLLCPENHRRVFAAGLVPLLVDLISSCEREDLVTDSLAVLATLADNPDGTTSILSSGALPMIVEVLGSSSSMAAREYCVSLLLSFCTHGGADAVIVLVKNPSLMGALYSQLTEGTTRASKKASSLIKILHNFNEKSTFGFSNPVLPQERFIHVW, encoded by the coding sequence ATGACATATAATTCTGATGTATTCACTCGCCGGATATTGAATTTTCCGGCAATCCGGCCTTGTGAATTTGTATCTTTCTCTAGCCTTCTTACTTCCTTGATCAATTTGGGCTGTACCATTTGTGAATACAAGTCGAAGACTTTTTTCGTTAATAGAAAAAATGCGAGAAATGCAATACGTTTTGTCGAAAATCTCCtcatttttcttgaagaaatcacATTAGGGATTTCGACATGCGTCACTAATTCTGCTACTCTGAGCTTGTCTGAGCTCCACTTCATCTTGCAGAAAGTTCAGTACCTGTTGGAAGACTGTACAAGAGATGACGCTAGGCTGTGGATGCTGACGCAGTCGGAGATTACTGCAGATGAATTCCGGGTTCTGATCAGAGCTATGGGAGTGGCCTTGGATGTTCTGCCTTTGGAGGAAATGGAACTTGGTGACGAAGTTAATGGCTTAGTTGAGTTTGTAAAAGATCAGGCTTTGGCACTGAAGTTTGAAACAGAAGTTGATGATCAGAGATTCCTGAGGAAGGTGTTTTGGATATTGGATCATTTTGGTGGTGGAATTGATCCAAAACCAAGTGATGTAAGAAAGGTTCTGGAGTATCTTGGGATTGGAAGTTGGAGTGAATGCAACAGAGAGGTAAAGTTCTTGGAGGATGAGATTGGATTAGAATCGCAGTCTGAAAAGAAGAGTAACATTAGACTTCTCAACAGCCTAATGGGGTTCATGATCTACTGCCGGTCGATACTGTTCGAATTTGTGGATAAGGTGACAAGTAAGCGAACTGATAATCTTGGTAGTTGCGATACCGTCAGATGCTTGAATGCTGATGATTTTCGATGTCCAATTACGCTGGAACTCATGTCTGATCCAGTAACAATAGCTACAGGTCACACGTATGAGCGATCTTCAATTCTGAAATGGTTCAGAGCTGGAAACCGCACCTGTCCCAAGACAGGCCAGAGGCTTCTCTGCACAGATTTTGTGCCCAATTCAGCTCTGAAGCAGCTTATCAAGGGATTTTGCTCAGAAAAAGGCATCCACTTTGCTGATTCAGTTGGGCGTAGCCGTGATGTTACAAAGGCAGTTGTTGCGGGTAGCAAAGTATCTGAGCAGGCCGTGCGATTGCTCGCTAATTTTCTCGTTGGCAGCCTTGTGAGTTGCAATAATCAAGAGCAGAACAGAGCTGCTTATGAGATTCGTTTGCTCACCAAAACAAGCATTTTTAATCGGTCTTGTTTGGTTGAAGCTGGTACAATCCCGCCTCTGTTGAATCTTCTGTTTTCATGCGATCCATCGCTGCAAGAGAATGCCATGGCATCTCTGTTAAATCTttcaaagttttccaaaagcaGGAAAATAATTGTTGAGAATGGAGGTTTGATTTTGATACTTGATGTTTTGAAGTGCGGACTGAAAGTGGAAGCTCGACAGCATGCAGCTGGTGCATTCTTTTACCTTGCTTCAGCTGAAGAATACCGGCAACTAATTGGGGAGATTCCAGATGCAATTCCTTCTCTGGTGGAGCTCGTCAGGGATGGGACAGATCGTGGCAAGAAGAATGCACTTGTCACGATATTCGGCCTCCTTCTATGTCCTGAGAACCACAGGAGAGTGTTTGCTGCTGGATTAGTCCCATTGCTGGTTGATCTGATCAGTTCTTGTGAAAGAGAAGATCTTGTAACAGATTCTCTAGCAGTTTTAGCAACTCTTGCTGATAATCCTGATGGAACTACTTCCATCCTGTCTTCTGGAGCTTTACCAATGATTGTGGAGGTTCTTGGTTCTTCCTCTTCAATGGCTGCAAGAGAATATTGCGTCTCCTTGCTCCTCTCCTTTTGCACCCATGGTGGAGCAGATGCGGTTATTGTTTTAGTGAAGAACCCATCTCTTATGGGAGCGTTATATTCCCAACTCACTGAAGGCACAACTCGTGCCAGCAAGAAGGCCAGTTCACTCATCAAAATCCTACACAATTTCAACGAAAAGAGTACATTTGGCTTCTCAAATCCAGTTCTTCCACAGGAAAGGTTCATTCACGTTTGGTAA
- the LOC113718635 gene encoding probable serine/threonine-protein kinase PBL1 codes for MKSLSQHALLVYLLVLSCTIVSSIARGPAGNCIIGIQNSSPGRNSNCRNGSWDGFLTNNCCEIPFKGYLYGLAQRANQSGQIFLNSTEQNDCLSSMKNSDPDAFDCGIQKLTNGLGGCSDYSVTDVDTKLGNRLNSLRESCKLVGSDQYCNQCSMSWRGMNTSSNSSNEMRDSQPDNCRFAVLISLISQRINDDQWFQAISNCLEDGSPNIAYDLNDQASHGRKKRKLKTDFWILIGGVVGIAAIVTIACFVLLRKNTKGSPQGNEVSDNSLDGESSCVTISIKEVYSATNNLSDLNLIGQGIAGKVYKGILSDGQRIAVKHIINDGHMDTFVREVKSLSHIKHPNLVALIGHCDGDDECFLVYELCHNGNLSQWLFGKEKTLSWIQRLNIAIDCGRGLGFLHTYPGGCIVHRDIKPTNILICANFQAKLSDFGLSKVMSMGQSFVSSEVRGTFGYVDPEYRKNRHVNSSGDVYSFGIVLLQLLSGQRVINMDLQKPVHLNKVAKSVTRGGNMTEFADSKLYGDYSFEAFELVFKLALSCTGLKQQRPRMQQVVGRLEEALDISMRANSVRPTFYN; via the exons ATGAAATCTCTCAGTCAACATGCATTACTTGTTTATCTCCTAGTACTTTCTTGTACAATAGTCTCTTCAATTGCTCGGGGTCCAGCTGGTAATTGTATTATAGGCATACAAAATTCCTCACCTGGGAGGAATTCAAATTGTAGAAACGGAAGCTGGGATGGATTTTTAACCAACAATTGCTGTGAAATCCCGTTTAAGGGATACTTGTATGGATTGGCACAGCGGGCAAATCAAAGTGGACAAATCTTTCTCAACTCCACTGAGCAAAATGACTGCttgtcatcaatgaagaatAGTGATCCAGATGCTTTTGACTGTGGCATTCAGAAGCTAACAAATGGACTTGGGGGCTGCTCTGATTATTCTGTAACTGATGTTGATACAAAGCTTGGAAACAGATTAAACAGCTTGCGCGAGAGCTGCAAGCTGGTGGGTTCAGATCAGTATTGCAACCAGTGTTCAATGAGTTGGAGAGGGATGAATACATCATCCAACAGCAGCAATGAGATGAGGGATTCTCAACCTGACAATTGCAGATTTGCGGTCCTGATTTCTCTGATTAGCCAAAGAATTAATGATGATCAATGGTTCCAGGCAATATCTAACTGTCTTGAAGATGGGAGCCCGAATATAG CATATGATTTAAATGATCAAGCAAGTCACGgtcgaaagaaaagaaagttgaaaACAG ATTTTTGGATTCTAATTGGTGGGGTAGTGGGGATTGCAGCCATTGTCACTATTGcatgttttgttttgttgaggAAAAATACGAAAGGATCTCCCCAAGGAAATGAAG TTTCGGATAATTCACTCGATGGAGAGTCCAGCTGCGTAACTATTTCAATAAAAGAGGTTTATTCTGCCACCAATAATCTCAGTGACTTAAACTTAATTGGCCAAGGCATAGCTG GAAAGGTGTATAAAGGCATTCTATCAGATGGTCAGCGCATCGCTGTCAAGCATATAATCAACGATGGGCACATGGATACATTTGTTAGGGAGGTTAAAAGCCTCTCCCACATCAAACATCCAAACCTGGTTGCCTTGATAGGTCACTGTGATGGAGATGATGAGTGTTTCCTAGTGTATGAGCTATGTCACAATGGAAATCTTTCACAATGGCTATTCG gaaaagaaaaaactttatCTTGGATCCAAAGGTTAAATATTGCAATAGATTGTGGTAGGGGCCTTGGCTTTCTCCACACATATCCAGGAGGTTGTATTGTTCACCGTGATATTAAG CCAACAAATATTCTCATCTGTGCTAACTTTCAAGCAAAACTGTCAGACTTTGGGTTATCTAAGGTTATGAGCATGGGCCAATCGTTTGTAAGCTCGGAAGTAAGGGGAACATTTGGTTATGTAGATCCTGAGTACCGAAAAAATCGCCATGTTAATTCCTCAGGCGATGTCTACAGTTTTGGGATAGTACTGCTACAACTTCTATCAGGACAAAGAGTTATTAACATGGACCTGCAGAAGCCTGTGCATCTGAACAAAGTG GCCAAAAGCGTCACAAGAGGTGGGAATATGACGGAGTTTGCTGATTCCAAACTTTATGGGGATTACTCATTTGAAGCTTTTGAGCTCGTATTTAAGCTAGCTTTGTCATGCACAGGGCTCAAGCAGCAGAGGCCAAGAATGCAACAAGTGGTTGGAAGACTGGAGGAAGCCCTTGACATCTCAATGAGAGCCAATTCAGTTAGACCAACATTTTACAACTAA
- the LOC113719592 gene encoding equilibrative nucleotide transporter 1 produces the protein MVVSGTTTAAAGGDTESATTLLIPKPPSNNPKIPEDSFHLAYIVYFTLGAGYLLPWNAFITAVDYFIYLYPDASVDRVYAIVYMIVGFISLLLIIAFEHKSSSFVRINAGLVLFALALLAVPLMDVWYVKGKVGVYGGYYVTVCLVGLCGIADALVQGSIIGSAGELPERYMQAVVAGTAASGVLVSLLRILTKAVYPQDSHGLRSSANLYFIVSIAVMVVCIILYNVAHKLPVIKYYNELKTQAVNKEKEEKGDLTRDLWRSTLWDIVGTIKWYGFGICIIYVVTLCIFPGYITEDVHSVLLKDWYPIILITGYNVFDLVGKCLTSLYVIENAKVAIGASFARLLFLPLFYGCLHGPKFFRTEIPVTLLTCLLGLTNGYLTSVLMILTPRTVVLQHAETAGIVLVLFLVAGLAIGSVVAWFWVI, from the exons ATGGTTGTTTCCGGCACGACCACCGCTGCCGCCGGTGGCGACACAGAATCAGCAACCACTCTTTTAATCCCCAAACCGCCCTCCAACAATCCCAAAATCCCAGAAGACTCCTTCCATCTAGCTTACATTGTATACTTCACACTAGGGGCAGGCTACCTTCTCCCATGGAACGCTTTCATCACAGCCGTTGATTACTTCATCTACCTCTACCCCGACGCGTCAGTCGACCGAGTTTACGCTATAGTTTACATGATAGTGGGCTTTATTTCCCTGCTTTTGATCATAGCATTCGAGCACAAATCAAGCTCTTTTGTCAGGATCAATGCTGGGCTAGTCCTGTTTGCGCTGGCTTTACTGGCAGTGCCATTAATGGATGTCTGGTATGTGAAGGGGAAAGTTGGCGTGTATGGCGGGTACTATGTGACTGTGTGTTTGGTGGGGCTTTGTGGGATTGCTGATGCATTGGTTCAGGGGAGTATTATTGGATCTGCTGGTGAATTGCCTGAAAGATACATGCAAGCTGTCGTTGCTGGAACTGCTGCTTCTG GTGTCCTTGTATCGTTGCTCAGAATCTTAACCAAAGCTGTATATCCACAAGATTCACATGGGCTCAGAAGCAGTGCAAATCTGTATTTCATTGTTAGCATCGCTGTGATGGTTGTTTGCATTATCCTCTATAATGTGGCCCATAAACTTCCAGTTATAAAGTACTACAATGAATTGAAAACTCAAGCTGTGAATAAGGAGAAGGAAGAGAAAGGTGACTTAACTAGAGATCTGTGGAGATCAACTTTATGGGACATTGTTGGGACCATCAAATGGTATGGGTTTGGAATTTGCATCATCTATGTTGTGACGTTGTGCATATTTCCTGGATACATCACAGAGGATGTGCATTCTGTTCTTCTCAAAGACTGGTACCCCATAATCTTGATTACAGGCTACAACGTGTTTGATCTGGTTGGCAAGTGTCTAACTTCATTGTATGTCATTGAGAATGCGAAGGTTGCAATAGGTGCCTCCTTTGCTAGGTTGCTCTTCTTGCCTCTTTTCTATGGATGTTTGCATGGTCCCAAATTCTTTAGAACGGAGATTCCTGTTACACTACTAACCTGTCTTTTGGGTCTCACAAATGGCTACTTGACCAGCGTACTAATGATTTTGACTCCCAGAACAGTAGTATTGCAACATGCAGAAACTGCAGGGATTGTTCTTGTGTTGTTCTTGGTGGCTGGTCTTGCAATTGGATCTGTTGTGGCTTGGTTTTGGGTCATATGA